DNA sequence from the Sinorhizobium sp. RAC02 genome:
CAAGACCCTGGCCGCCGCGCTGGGCGCGGGCCCACATCGTGCCGGACTGGAGGTTCAGCGTGGTATCGCCGCCCGGCGCCATCTGCTTGACCTGCAGCGCGGAATTGCGGCCGAGCCGTACCTGGGTGCGGTCTGCGAAAAGAATGGCGAGCTGGCCGACGGCGTTGGTGCGCAACACGTCCCCGCCCAGAAGGTTTTGGTAACGCACCACGTTCTGCCAGTTCGAAAAATCGACGAAGCGGACTTCCTCGCCCATCTTCTGCTCGATCACCGAACCGGCCACCGAACCGCTGCGATCCACAGGATCGGCCGTCGCACGATCAGGTAACAGGCCGACGAGGCTTGCCGCCGCCGCCAGATGCAACACGCTCGCCACAAGCGGCTTCAGTCCGCTTCGATATCGATGCAAATCCCGTCCGTGCAACCCAACTCCCCCACCAGGATGCGAAAGATCGCGTCATCCGGCTTGGGTACGACGAGGCCTCACAAACTGCCGATGCTTATGCAAGGGCGGAAAGCAGCATATCGATAACAACGGATGCAAGTTGAACGCGAACGTGGCGTACAGATACTGCCTTTTCATTTTGTGGGCAATCTTCGATTTATGTTCGAAATGCTTTCAGATTCACGGGCTATCGAAGGGCGGTGGATAAAATGGAAGGGCCGGGGCTTCATGTCCCGGCCCTTCCATTTGTCTCAATGGGCGAATTTTCAAAGCAGCTTAAACGCCGGCAGCGACCATCGTGTAGATCTTGCGGGTCTGCTCGTGGATCGTCCATTCGCCGCGCCAGCCAAGCGGCAGCACGAACATCTCGCCTGCGCCGATCTCCTTTGCCGTGCCGTCGCTGTTGTGCAGCGTCACGCGACCGACAAGCAGGTGGCAGATTTCGGCGTGGTCGCTGCGGTCGGCGGTAAAGCGGCCGGGCGTGCATTCCCACACACCGGTTTCCATCTTGCCGTCGGGGCTGGTCCAGAGGGCGACGGCCGCCTCCTCCTGATTGCCCTCGAGCGAGGTCTGTTTCGACGCGAAGGCGCCGAGATCGAGGCTCAGGAGGTCGCCGAAATTCTCAAAACTGATCATCATATGTCCTGTCTTAAAGTGCGTGTTTCAATGGCCGGTAATGCTGTCGGCGAGTGCCGCCAGCTTCGATGTGTGCGGCTGGCCGGCGAATTCACGGTCATCCGCCATGCGGTAGAGCTGGTACATGGAGTGCACGCCGAGCCAGCGGAACGGCTCCGGCTCCCATTTGCGGACCGTGCGGTTCACCCAGGGCAGGCCGGTCAGTTCCGTCTCGCGGTTGAGCACGAGATCAGCAAGCGTGCGGCCGGCGAGGTTCGAGCTGGAGACGCCGAGGCCGACATAGCCGCCGGCCCAGCCGATACCCGTCGAGCGATCGAAACCGGCCGTCGTGCACCAGTCGCGCGGCACGCCGAGCACGCCGCACCAGGCGTGGTCGATCTTCAGCGATTTCGTCTGCGGGAGAAGCCGCGTCAGGATGCCGTGCAGCGCGTCGATGGTCGCCTGCTGCGTCTGGCCGTTGACGTCGGTCTTCGAGCCGAAGCGATAGGGTACGCCGCGCCCGCCCATGGTGATGCGGCCCTCGCGGGTGCGCTGGGCGTAGCAATAGGCGTGCGCCGCGTCGCCGAGCAGTTCGTGGCCTTCCCAGCCGATCTGCTTCCAGAGCGCATCCGGTACGGGTTCGGTGACGATCTGGGCGCTGTTCAGCGCCAGCCATGTCCGTTCATAGCCCGGCAGGCCCGCGGAAAAGCCTTCCGTGGCACGGATGATGTAGGGCGCGCGCACCGTGCCGCGGTCGGTTTCGACACGACCTTTCTCGAACGAGGTGACGCTGGTTCCCTCATAGATCGACACGCCAAGGCCTTCGACAACACGTGCAAGGCCGCGCACCAGCTTGGCCGGCTGCACGCGGGCCATGCCGCGGTAGATGATGGCGCCGCGGAGGTCAGCGATGTTGATGTGCTTTGCGGCCTCGTCCGCTGACAGAAGCTGCACACGTTCCGGCGGCATCTGCCAGTCGAGATCGAACTGGTAACTTTCGCGCACGCGTTGAAGCTGGGCGGCGTTGGTGGCGGCGATGATCTTGTCGACGCGAATGAGATCTGCGTCGATGCCCTCGGCCTTGGTGACGCGTTCGACCTCGTCGACGGTCCCGGCCATGGCGTTCTGCATGTCGACGACGGCGCCGCGGCTGGAGGTTTTTGCGTATTTCTCACGCGACCAGCTGAAGCCACCGGAGAGCCAGCCACCATTGCGGCCCGATGCGCCGAAGCCGGCGAATTCCCGCTCGAGCACGACGATATTGAGGCTCGGATTGGCCTTCTTCAGGTAGTAGGCGGTCCACAGGCCGGTATAGCCGGCGCCGATGATGCAGACATCGGCCTCGCGATCACCGGGAAGGGGAGGGCGCTTCTGGGGAATGCCGCCGATATCGGCGTACCAGAAGGAAATGTTGCCGTTGGTCTTGACGTCCATGGGGATGCTTTCGGGTTCAGGTCAGCGTCACGTCGGCGCTGGCATCGTCGGGAAGAAGAATGAGGTCGGCAGGCGTGAAGGCGATGTCCACGCTGTCACCGATGGCGAAATCCGTTGCGCCGAGCGGGCTGCGGACGACGGCGATCGTGCCGTCGTTCAGCCGGATTTCGTATTTCGAGCCGGAGCCGAGATAAATCGCCTCCGCGACCGAGCCGGACAGGCGGTTTTCGCCGGTCACGACATCGGTACCGGCACGCTTCAGCGCCACGCGCTCCGGCCGCAGGAGCATGACCGGCCGGGCATCGGCGGCAAGGCGGCTGTGCGCCACGATCCTGTCGTTGCCGATGGTCATGATCGTGTCATTACCGGAGACTTCGCTTGCGCCCCGCAATACGGTGGATTCGCCGATGAAGCGACCAACGAACAGCGTCGCCGGATTGTCGTAGAGTTCACGTCCCGTACCGATCTGCTCGATGCGGCCACCGTTGAAAACGGCGATGCGATCAGACAGCACCAGCGCCTCCTCCTGGTCGTGGGTGACGTAGACGAAGGTCGTTCCGAGTTCGCGATGGATGCGCTTGATCTCGAGCTGGAGCCATTCGCGCAGCTTCTTGTCGAGCGCGCCGAGCGGTTCGTCCATCAGGAGCAGGGGCGGATCGAAGACCAGCGCGCGGGCGAGCGCCACGCGCTGCTGCTGGCCGCCGGAAAGCTCGTTCGGATAGCGATGGGCAAAATCCGCCATCTTCACCATGTCGAGCGCGCGTTTGACCCGGCGTTCGCGGTCCTCGCCCTTGATGCCGCGGAGCGTCAGCGGATAGGCGACATTCTTGCCGACCGTCATGTGCGGGAAGAGCGCGTAGTGCTGGAAGACCACGCCGATGTTACGCTTGTGCGAGGGCAGACCGGTCACACTCTTGCCGCCGATTTCGAGCGTGCCGGAACTGATGTCGGTGAAACCGGCGATCAGGTTCAACGTCGTCGTCTTACCGGAACCGGAGGGGCCGAGCAGTGTCATGAACTCGCCGGGGCGGATGTGGAGATCGATGTCGTTGAGGGCCACGAAAGCGCCATAACGCTTCGAGGCCTTGCGGATTTCGATCGCAGCACCAGCGGATCGTTGGGGTGCATTCATAGTCATGTCCTTCCACGGCGCATGCCGAAGAGCAGGCCGGCAATGATGATGAGCGACGTTGCGATGAAGAGCAGGGTGCCGACGGCGGCAACCGTCGGGTCGGCGTCGCGGGTGATCGACGAGTAGATCTGCACCGGCAGGGTCTTCAGGTAGGGGCTGGTGATGAACAGCGCGACGATGATTTCGTCGAACGAGGTGATGAAGGCGAAGAGCGCGCCTGAGAGGATGCCCGGCAGGATCAATGGCAGCGTCACCGTGCGAAACACCGTCAGCCGCCCGGCGCCGAGGCTCGATGCCGCCGTTTCCAGCCGGCGATCGAAGACTTCGAGGCTTGCCTGCACCGCGATCAGGACAAAAGGAATGGCGAGCATGGTGTGCGCCAGCACGAAGCCCGTGACGGTGCCGACCAGATGGGCGTCGAGATAGACGGCATAGATGCCGATCGCCAGAACCACCCCGGGCACGA
Encoded proteins:
- a CDS encoding cupin domain-containing protein; amino-acid sequence: MISFENFGDLLSLDLGAFASKQTSLEGNQEEAAVALWTSPDGKMETGVWECTPGRFTADRSDHAEICHLLVGRVTLHNSDGTAKEIGAGEMFVLPLGWRGEWTIHEQTRKIYTMVAAGV
- a CDS encoding FAD-binding oxidoreductase, giving the protein MDVKTNGNISFWYADIGGIPQKRPPLPGDREADVCIIGAGYTGLWTAYYLKKANPSLNIVVLEREFAGFGASGRNGGWLSGGFSWSREKYAKTSSRGAVVDMQNAMAGTVDEVERVTKAEGIDADLIRVDKIIAATNAAQLQRVRESYQFDLDWQMPPERVQLLSADEAAKHINIADLRGAIIYRGMARVQPAKLVRGLARVVEGLGVSIYEGTSVTSFEKGRVETDRGTVRAPYIIRATEGFSAGLPGYERTWLALNSAQIVTEPVPDALWKQIGWEGHELLGDAAHAYCYAQRTREGRITMGGRGVPYRFGSKTDVNGQTQQATIDALHGILTRLLPQTKSLKIDHAWCGVLGVPRDWCTTAGFDRSTGIGWAGGYVGLGVSSSNLAGRTLADLVLNRETELTGLPWVNRTVRKWEPEPFRWLGVHSMYQLYRMADDREFAGQPHTSKLAALADSITGH
- a CDS encoding ABC transporter ATP-binding protein, with protein sequence MNAPQRSAGAAIEIRKASKRYGAFVALNDIDLHIRPGEFMTLLGPSGSGKTTTLNLIAGFTDISSGTLEIGGKSVTGLPSHKRNIGVVFQHYALFPHMTVGKNVAYPLTLRGIKGEDRERRVKRALDMVKMADFAHRYPNELSGGQQQRVALARALVFDPPLLLMDEPLGALDKKLREWLQLEIKRIHRELGTTFVYVTHDQEEALVLSDRIAVFNGGRIEQIGTGRELYDNPATLFVGRFIGESTVLRGASEVSGNDTIMTIGNDRIVAHSRLAADARPVMLLRPERVALKRAGTDVVTGENRLSGSVAEAIYLGSGSKYEIRLNDGTIAVVRSPLGATDFAIGDSVDIAFTPADLILLPDDASADVTLT
- a CDS encoding ABC transporter permease, which codes for MPSFPRVLLGLFCLLVAVLLLAPTLVVIPMSFNGNKSLAFPPVGFSWQWYGNFFTNPDWTTSFTNSLFIALIVAVVATVVGTLAAFGVTRAAARTGGLLRALLITPMVVPGVVLAIGIYAVYLDAHLVGTVTGFVLAHTMLAIPFVLIAVQASLEVFDRRLETAASSLGAGRLTVFRTVTLPLILPGILSGALFAFITSFDEIIVALFITSPYLKTLPVQIYSSITRDADPTVAAVGTLLFIATSLIIIAGLLFGMRRGRT